The Mugil cephalus isolate CIBA_MC_2020 chromosome 11, CIBA_Mcephalus_1.1, whole genome shotgun sequence genome includes a window with the following:
- the LOC125016489 gene encoding protein S100-A6-like, which translates to MGRMEDVIKNMVDMFVEYADGDGKLSKEELKKLMETEISNPEIKAKMNSANHEKIMGRLDRNRDGELNFREFCMCVGFMAKCAYHKKTGKGDENES; encoded by the exons ATGGGTCGTATGGAAGATGTCATTAAGAACATGGTGGATATGTTCGTTGAGTATGCAGATGGTGATGGCAAGTTAAGCaaggaagaactgaagaagttgATGGAGACAGAAATTTCAAACCCAGAGATCAAA GCTAAAATGAACTCAGCTAACCATGAGAAGATCATGGGGAGGCTGGATAGGAACCGTGATGGAGAGCTCAACTTCAGGgagttttgcatgtgtgtgggtttcaTGGCCAAATGCGCCTACCACAAGAAGACAGGCAAGGGTGACGAAAATGAGTCCTAA
- the snx27b gene encoding sorting nexin-27b isoform X2 yields MSDVEGQGTCSSVPPLPHPSYRNGSGSGSGNVTPGTGGSCQTATTVTSGPRLVRIVKSDSGYGFNVRGQVSEGGQLRSINGELYAPLQHVSAVLPGGAADRAGISKGDRILEVNGVNVEGATHKQVVDLIRAGERELVLAVLSVPPQEADCLDPGDDGSAQSCYDYSDKQAVPISVPSYKHTELNHEKFVVYNVYMAGRQLCSKRYREFVILHQNLKREFTNFTFPKLPGKWPFSLSEQQLDARRRGLEEYLEKVCSVRVIGESDIMQEFLSESDENYNGVSDVELRIAMPDKTTLTVRVRKNSTTDQVYQAVVMKLGMDSVTASYFALFEVINHTFVRKLAPNEFPHKLYVQNYTSAIPGTCLTLRKWLFTTEEEILLNDNQLAVNYFFHQAVDDVKKGFVKAEQQSYQLQKLAEQKKMSMYLNLLRGCEGYNEIIFPHCSCDSRRKGHVITAISIHHFKLHACTEDGTLENQVIAFEWGEMQRWDTDEEGMAFCFEYARGEKKPRWVKIFTPYFNYMHECFERVFCELKWRKEVEEEATDKDNKNCSKDGMCGKNIFQLLRHRRDGGT; encoded by the exons ATGTCAGACGTCGAGGGACAGGGAACATGTTCCTCGGTCCCCCCGCTGCCTCACCCTTCTTACCGTAACGGCTCCGGTAGCGGTAGCGGTAACGTTACACCGGGCACCGGAGGAAGCTGCCAGACGGCGACCACCGTCACTTCGGGCCCACGGCTAGTCCGAATAGTCAAGTCTGACTCTGGCTACGGGTTCAATGTTCGGGGACAAGTCAGCGAAGGAGGGCAACTGCGGAGCATTAACGGGGAACTGTACGCTCCGCTGCAGCATGTGAGCGCTGTCCTTCCGGGAGGAGCCGCCGACAGAGCCGGTATTTCGAAGGGGGACCGGATTCTCGAGGT caacgGGGTGAATGTAGAAGGAGCGACACACAAGCAGGTGGTGGATCTGATCCGGGCCGGCGAGAGGGAGCTGGTGCTGGCCGTGCTGTCCGTCCCACCCCAGGAGGCCGACTGCCTGGATCCCGGAGACGACGGATCAGCCCAGTCTTGTTACGACTATTCTGACAAGCAGGCCGTCCCCATCTCCGTTCCCAGctacaaacacactgagctcaACCATGAAAAGTTTGTG GTGTATAATGTGTACATGGCAGGCAGACAGCTCTGCTCCAAGCGTTACCGGGAGTTTGTGATTCTGCACCAAAACCTAAAGAGGGAGTTCACCAACTTTACATTCCCCAAGCTGCCTGGGAAATGGCCTTTCTCCCTGTCGGAGCAGCAGCTGGATGCACGGCGCAGGGGACTGGAAGAGTATCTGGAGAAAG TGTGCTCCGTACGGGTAATCGGAGAAAGTGACATCATGCAGGAGTTCCTGTCTGAATCAGatgag AACTATAATGGCGTGTCTGATGTGGAACTGAGAATAGCTATGCCTGATAAAACCACACTTACTGTCAGAGTTCGCAAAAACTCTACCACAGACCAGGTCTatcag GCGGTGGTTATGAAGCTGGGAATGGACAGTGTAACAGCCAGCTACTTCGCCCTATTTGAAGTCATCAACCACACTTTTG TGCGTAAGCTCGCCCCCAACGAGTTCCCCCACAAACTGTACGTACAGAACTATACCTCAGCCATCCCAGGAACCTGCCTCACCCTGCGCAAGTGGCTCttcaccacagaagaagagattCTGCTCAACGACAACCAGCTGGCCGTCAACTATTTCTTTCACCAG GCTGTGGATGATGTGAAGAAAGGCTTCGTCAAAGCTGAACAGCAATCGTATCAGCTGCAGAAGCTGgcagagcagaagaagatgTCCATG TACCTAAACCTGTTGAGAGGTTGCGAGGGCTACAACGAGATCATATTTCCTCACTGTTCCTGCGACTCCCGGCGTAAAGGCCACGTGATCACAGCCATCAGCATTCACCACTTCAAGCTGCACGCATGCACAGAGGACGGGACACTAGAG aaccaggtGATTGCGTTCGAATGGGGGGAGATGCAGAGGTGGGACACGGATGAAGAGGGCATGGCTTTCTGCTTTGAATATGCACGTGGAGAGAAGAAACCACGCTGGGTCAAGATATTTACACCTTAT TTTAACTACATGCACGAGTGCTTTGAGAGAGTCTTCTGTGAGCTGaagtggaggaaggag gtggaagaggaggctACCGACAAGGACAATAAGAACTGCAGTAAAGATGGTATGTGTGGCAAG AATATTTTCCAGCTGCTGAGGCACAGAAGGGATGGGGGCACCTAG
- the snx27b gene encoding sorting nexin-27b isoform X1, producing the protein MSDVEGQGTCSSVPPLPHPSYRNGSGSGSGNVTPGTGGSCQTATTVTSGPRLVRIVKSDSGYGFNVRGQVSEGGQLRSINGELYAPLQHVSAVLPGGAADRAGISKGDRILEVNGVNVEGATHKQVVDLIRAGERELVLAVLSVPPQEADCLDPGDDGSAQSCYDYSDKQAVPISVPSYKHTELNHEKFVVYNVYMAGRQLCSKRYREFVILHQNLKREFTNFTFPKLPGKWPFSLSEQQLDARRRGLEEYLEKVCSVRVIGESDIMQEFLSESDENYNGVSDVELRIAMPDKTTLTVRVRKNSTTDQVYQAVVMKLGMDSVTASYFALFEVINHTFVRKLAPNEFPHKLYVQNYTSAIPGTCLTLRKWLFTTEEEILLNDNQLAVNYFFHQAVDDVKKGFVKAEQQSYQLQKLAEQKKMSMYLNLLRGCEGYNEIIFPHCSCDSRRKGHVITAISIHHFKLHACTEDGTLENQVIAFEWGEMQRWDTDEEGMAFCFEYARGEKKPRWVKIFTPYFNYMHECFERVFCELKWRKEVEEEATDKDNKNCSKDEYFPAAEAQKGWGHLGREIVTS; encoded by the exons ATGTCAGACGTCGAGGGACAGGGAACATGTTCCTCGGTCCCCCCGCTGCCTCACCCTTCTTACCGTAACGGCTCCGGTAGCGGTAGCGGTAACGTTACACCGGGCACCGGAGGAAGCTGCCAGACGGCGACCACCGTCACTTCGGGCCCACGGCTAGTCCGAATAGTCAAGTCTGACTCTGGCTACGGGTTCAATGTTCGGGGACAAGTCAGCGAAGGAGGGCAACTGCGGAGCATTAACGGGGAACTGTACGCTCCGCTGCAGCATGTGAGCGCTGTCCTTCCGGGAGGAGCCGCCGACAGAGCCGGTATTTCGAAGGGGGACCGGATTCTCGAGGT caacgGGGTGAATGTAGAAGGAGCGACACACAAGCAGGTGGTGGATCTGATCCGGGCCGGCGAGAGGGAGCTGGTGCTGGCCGTGCTGTCCGTCCCACCCCAGGAGGCCGACTGCCTGGATCCCGGAGACGACGGATCAGCCCAGTCTTGTTACGACTATTCTGACAAGCAGGCCGTCCCCATCTCCGTTCCCAGctacaaacacactgagctcaACCATGAAAAGTTTGTG GTGTATAATGTGTACATGGCAGGCAGACAGCTCTGCTCCAAGCGTTACCGGGAGTTTGTGATTCTGCACCAAAACCTAAAGAGGGAGTTCACCAACTTTACATTCCCCAAGCTGCCTGGGAAATGGCCTTTCTCCCTGTCGGAGCAGCAGCTGGATGCACGGCGCAGGGGACTGGAAGAGTATCTGGAGAAAG TGTGCTCCGTACGGGTAATCGGAGAAAGTGACATCATGCAGGAGTTCCTGTCTGAATCAGatgag AACTATAATGGCGTGTCTGATGTGGAACTGAGAATAGCTATGCCTGATAAAACCACACTTACTGTCAGAGTTCGCAAAAACTCTACCACAGACCAGGTCTatcag GCGGTGGTTATGAAGCTGGGAATGGACAGTGTAACAGCCAGCTACTTCGCCCTATTTGAAGTCATCAACCACACTTTTG TGCGTAAGCTCGCCCCCAACGAGTTCCCCCACAAACTGTACGTACAGAACTATACCTCAGCCATCCCAGGAACCTGCCTCACCCTGCGCAAGTGGCTCttcaccacagaagaagagattCTGCTCAACGACAACCAGCTGGCCGTCAACTATTTCTTTCACCAG GCTGTGGATGATGTGAAGAAAGGCTTCGTCAAAGCTGAACAGCAATCGTATCAGCTGCAGAAGCTGgcagagcagaagaagatgTCCATG TACCTAAACCTGTTGAGAGGTTGCGAGGGCTACAACGAGATCATATTTCCTCACTGTTCCTGCGACTCCCGGCGTAAAGGCCACGTGATCACAGCCATCAGCATTCACCACTTCAAGCTGCACGCATGCACAGAGGACGGGACACTAGAG aaccaggtGATTGCGTTCGAATGGGGGGAGATGCAGAGGTGGGACACGGATGAAGAGGGCATGGCTTTCTGCTTTGAATATGCACGTGGAGAGAAGAAACCACGCTGGGTCAAGATATTTACACCTTAT TTTAACTACATGCACGAGTGCTTTGAGAGAGTCTTCTGTGAGCTGaagtggaggaaggag gtggaagaggaggctACCGACAAGGACAATAAGAACTGCAGTAAAGATG AATATTTTCCAGCTGCTGAGGCACAGAAGGGATGGGGGCACCTAGGAAGGGAGATTGTTACCTCTTAA